One window from the genome of Vanessa tameamea isolate UH-Manoa-2023 chromosome 13, ilVanTame1 primary haplotype, whole genome shotgun sequence encodes:
- the LOC113403460 gene encoding uncharacterized protein LOC113403460 — MGDRDDFEDQQYPDNDEFIPYVTAGNLAQRNGAKISLWGKVTKVSASEGFYVKTVDDQELLIRLKKPLNEPLEGWYEIHGVSQGKSVLCEEYVPLSGEITKNIDIEGHKSLAKLLSALDDPWNLGNEESEAMLGVTPMK; from the coding sequence atggGAGATCGAGACGATTTTGAAGACCAACAGTACCCAGATAACGACGAATTCATCCCGTACGTGACAGCCGGTAACTTAGCTCAGCGAAATGGCGCCAAAATTAGCCTTTGGGGAAAAGTTACAAAAGTTTCGGCCAGCGAAggtttttatgttaaaacagTAGATGACCAGGAATTACTAATAAGATTGAAGAAACCATTGAATGAACCTTTAGAAGGCTGGTACGAAATACATGGAGTATCGCAAGGTAAAAGTGTACTTTGCGAAGAATATGTGCCATTGTCAGGTGAAATCACAAAGAATATTGATATTGAAGGTCACAAAAGCTTGGCTAAGTTGCTATCAGCACTCGACGATCCGTGGAACTTAGGTAACGAAGAATCGGAAGCTATGCTCGGCGTTACACCCATGAAATAA